The following are encoded together in the Humulus lupulus chromosome 5, drHumLupu1.1, whole genome shotgun sequence genome:
- the LOC133780054 gene encoding UDP-glycosyltransferase 87A1-like encodes MNDQLTMVCHVVAMPYPGRSHINAVMNLCKQLSSRVKYDILITFVVTEEWFGLIGSDPKPDSIRFATIPNVVPSEHVRANQFADFFEAAATKLEAPFEELLDRLHGPPVRAIIADSLMAWPIKVGHRRNIPVASFWPLSASMFSVLYHFDHFAQHGHYPVKLSV; translated from the exons ATGAATGATCAGCTAACCATGGTCTGCCACGTGGTGGCAATGCCCTATCCAGGTAGAAGCCATATCAACGCCGTGATGAACTTGTGCAAGCAGCTATCCTCTCGGGTCAAATACGACATCCTCATCACCTTCGTCGTAACGGAGGAGTGGTTCGGGTTGATCGGGTCCGATCCGAAGCCCGATAGCATCCGATTCGCCACCATACCCAACGTCGTGCCCTCCGAGCATGTTCGGGCAAATCAGTTTGCTGATTTTTTTGAGGCTGCCGCAACCAAGTTGGAAGCTCCCTTTGAGGAGCTTCTTGATAGGCTTCACGGGCCTCCGGTGAGGGCGATCATAGCAGATAGCCTTATGGCTTGGCCCATCAAAGTCGGGCATCGTAGGAATATTCCGGTGGCTTCGTTCTGGCCACTCTCCGCTTCTATGTTTTCAGTGCTGTATCACTTTGACCACTTCGCACAACACGGCCATTACCCAGTCAAACTCTCCG TTTAA